A stretch of the Pseudomonas sp. ACM7 genome encodes the following:
- a CDS encoding response regulator: MKLLVVEDEALLRHHLQTRLTDSGHVVESVANAEEALYQTEQYNHDLAVIDLGLPGMGGLDLIRQLRSRGKTFPILILTARGNWQDKVEGLAAGADDYVVKPFQFEELDARLNALLRRSSGFTQSTIVAGPLLLDLNRKQASLDEQPLALTAYEYRILEYLMRHHQQVVAKDRLMEQLYPDDDERDPNVIEVLVGRLRRKLEGPAGFKPIDTVRGLGYLFNERCT, translated from the coding sequence ATGAAACTGCTGGTCGTCGAAGATGAAGCGCTGTTGCGCCATCACCTGCAAACCCGCCTCACGGACAGCGGCCACGTGGTCGAGTCCGTGGCCAATGCCGAAGAGGCGCTGTACCAGACCGAGCAGTACAACCATGACCTGGCGGTGATCGACCTCGGCCTGCCGGGCATGGGCGGGCTCGATCTGATTCGTCAACTGCGCTCGCGCGGCAAGACGTTCCCGATCCTGATCCTCACCGCCCGCGGCAACTGGCAGGACAAGGTCGAAGGCCTCGCCGCCGGCGCCGACGATTACGTGGTCAAGCCGTTCCAGTTCGAAGAACTCGATGCGCGCCTGAATGCCTTGCTGCGCCGCTCCAGCGGTTTCACCCAATCGACCATCGTCGCCGGGCCGTTGCTGCTGGACCTCAATCGCAAACAGGCGTCCCTCGATGAACAGCCGCTGGCGCTGACCGCTTACGAGTATCGGATCCTCGAGTACCTGATGCGGCATCACCAGCAAGTGGTGGCCAAGGACCGCTTGATGGAGCAGCTCTACCCGGACGACGACGAGCGCGATCCGAACGTGATCGAAGTGTTGGTCGGCCGTCTGCGCCGCAAACTTGAAGGTCCGGCCGGCTTCAAACCGATCGATACCGTGCGTGGCCTCGGCTACCTGTTCAATGAGCGCTGCACTTGA
- a CDS encoding ribonucleoside-diphosphate reductase subunit alpha — translation MQTDTTRENPQGTLPQAADSTSDLSATAPGQLRVIKRNGTVVPYTDDKITVAITKAFLAVEGGTAAASSRIHDTVARLTEQVTATFKRRMPSGGTIHIEEIQDQVELALMRAGEQKVARDYVIYRDGRSKERAAHAPAEEAVNAHPSIRITRADGTFAPLDMGRLNTIVTEACEGLAEVDGDLIQRETLKNLYDGVALTDVNTALVMTARTLVEREPNYSFVTARLLMDTLRAEGLSFLEVAESATHHEMVDLYAKALPSYIAKGIEFELLNPILATFDLEKLGKAINHERDQQFTYLGLQTLYDRYFIHKDGIRFELPQIFFMRVAMGLAIEEKNKEDRAIEFYNLLSSFDYMSSTPTLFNAGTLRPQLSSCYLTTVPDDLSGIYHAIHDNAMLSKFAGGLGNDWTPVRALGSYIKGTNGKSQGVVPFLKVVNDTAVAVNQGGKRKGAVCAYLETWHMDIEEFIELRKNTGDDRRRTHDMNTANWIPDLFMKRVFDDGKWTLFSPSEVPDLHDLTGKAFEERYEYYEALSEYPGKIKLFKTIQAKDLWRKMLSMLFETGHPWLTFKDPCNLRSPQQHVGVVHSSNLCTEITLNTNKDEIAVCNLGSINLPNHITNGKLDTAKLERTVNTAVRMLDNVIDINYYSVPQAKNSNFKHRPVGLGIMGFQDALYLQHIPYGSDAAVEFADKSMEAVSYYAIQASCDLADERGAYETFQGSLWSKGILPLDSQQILIEQRGQKYIDVDLNESLDWAPVRARVQKGIRNSNIMAIAPTATIANITGVSQSIEPTYQNLYVKSNLSGEFTVINPYLVRDLKARGLWDSVMINDLKYYDGSVQQIERIPQELKELYATAFEVDTKWIVDAASRRQKWIDQAQSLNLYIAGASGKKLDVTYRMAWYRGLKTTYYLRALAATSTEKSTINTGKLNAVSSGGNHGEDSVLAAPAGPAPVPKACAIDEPDCEACQ, via the coding sequence ATGCAAACCGACACAACTCGCGAGAACCCGCAGGGCACCTTGCCGCAGGCCGCTGATTCGACTTCGGATCTGTCCGCCACCGCGCCTGGCCAGCTGCGCGTGATCAAGCGTAACGGCACTGTCGTTCCTTACACCGATGACAAGATCACCGTCGCTATCACCAAAGCGTTTCTCGCAGTTGAGGGCGGCACCGCTGCCGCTTCGTCGCGAATCCACGACACCGTTGCCCGTCTGACCGAACAAGTCACCGCGACCTTCAAGCGTCGCATGCCCTCGGGCGGCACGATCCACATCGAAGAAATCCAGGACCAGGTCGAACTGGCCCTGATGCGTGCCGGCGAGCAGAAAGTGGCGCGCGACTACGTGATCTACCGTGACGGTCGTTCGAAAGAACGCGCCGCCCACGCACCGGCCGAAGAAGCCGTCAACGCTCATCCGTCGATCCGCATCACCCGCGCCGATGGCACCTTTGCTCCTCTGGACATGGGCCGCCTGAACACCATCGTCACCGAAGCGTGCGAAGGCCTTGCAGAAGTCGACGGCGACCTGATCCAGCGTGAAACCCTGAAAAACCTGTACGACGGCGTGGCCCTGACCGACGTCAACACCGCTTTGGTGATGACCGCCCGTACCCTGGTTGAGCGCGAGCCGAACTACTCGTTCGTGACTGCTCGCCTGCTGATGGACACCTTGCGTGCCGAAGGCCTGAGCTTCCTGGAAGTCGCCGAAAGCGCGACCCACCACGAAATGGTCGACCTGTACGCCAAGGCCTTGCCTTCGTACATCGCCAAGGGTATCGAATTCGAATTGCTGAACCCGATCCTGGCGACCTTCGACCTGGAAAAACTCGGCAAGGCGATCAACCACGAGCGCGATCAGCAGTTCACGTACCTGGGCCTGCAAACCCTGTACGACCGTTACTTCATCCACAAGGACGGTATCCGCTTCGAACTGCCGCAGATCTTCTTCATGCGCGTGGCCATGGGCCTGGCGATCGAAGAGAAGAACAAAGAAGACCGTGCGATCGAGTTCTACAACCTGTTGTCGTCCTTCGACTACATGTCCTCGACCCCGACCCTGTTCAACGCCGGTACCCTGCGTCCACAGCTGTCCAGCTGCTACCTGACCACCGTGCCGGATGACCTGTCGGGCATCTACCACGCGATCCACGACAACGCCATGTTGTCGAAATTCGCGGGCGGCCTGGGCAACGACTGGACCCCGGTTCGTGCACTCGGTTCGTACATCAAGGGCACCAACGGCAAATCCCAGGGCGTTGTTCCGTTCCTGAAAGTCGTGAACGACACCGCCGTCGCCGTCAACCAGGGTGGCAAGCGCAAAGGCGCTGTCTGTGCCTACCTGGAAACCTGGCACATGGACATCGAAGAGTTCATCGAACTGCGCAAGAACACCGGTGATGATCGTCGTCGTACCCACGACATGAACACGGCCAACTGGATCCCTGACCTGTTCATGAAGCGCGTCTTCGATGACGGCAAGTGGACCCTGTTCTCGCCGTCCGAAGTTCCAGACCTGCACGACCTGACCGGCAAGGCCTTCGAAGAGCGTTACGAGTACTACGAAGCCCTGTCCGAGTACCCGGGCAAGATCAAGCTGTTCAAGACCATCCAGGCCAAAGACCTGTGGCGCAAAATGCTGTCCATGCTGTTTGAAACCGGCCACCCATGGCTGACCTTCAAAGACCCCTGCAACCTGCGCAGCCCGCAACAGCACGTCGGCGTGGTTCACAGCTCGAACCTGTGCACCGAGATCACCTTGAACACCAACAAGGACGAGATCGCCGTTTGCAACCTGGGCTCGATCAACCTGCCGAACCACATCACCAACGGCAAGCTGGACACCGCCAAGCTGGAACGCACCGTGAACACCGCCGTTCGCATGCTCGATAACGTTATCGACATCAACTACTACTCGGTGCCGCAAGCGAAGAACTCCAACTTCAAGCACCGTCCGGTCGGTCTGGGCATCATGGGCTTCCAGGACGCGCTGTACCTGCAGCACATTCCTTACGGTTCCGACGCTGCCGTCGAGTTCGCCGACAAGTCGATGGAAGCGGTCAGCTACTACGCGATCCAGGCTTCCTGCGACCTGGCCGACGAGCGCGGCGCCTACGAGACGTTCCAGGGTTCGCTGTGGTCCAAAGGCATCCTGCCGCTGGATTCGCAACAGATCCTGATCGAGCAACGTGGCCAGAAGTACATCGATGTTGACCTGAACGAATCCCTGGACTGGGCACCGGTTCGTGCCCGTGTGCAGAAAGGCATTCGTAACTCCAACATCATGGCCATCGCACCGACCGCGACCATCGCCAACATCACTGGCGTATCGCAGTCGATCGAACCGACCTACCAGAACCTCTACGTGAAATCGAACCTGTCGGGCGAATTCACCGTGATCAACCCGTACCTGGTTCGCGACCTGAAGGCTCGCGGTCTGTGGGACTCGGTCATGATCAACGACCTGAAGTACTACGACGGTTCGGTGCAACAGATCGAGCGCATCCCGCAAGAACTCAAAGAGCTCTACGCGACTGCCTTCGAAGTGGACACCAAGTGGATCGTTGACGCGGCAAGCCGTCGTCAGAAGTGGATCGACCAGGCTCAATCGCTGAACCTGTACATCGCTGGCGCATCGGGCAAGAAGCTGGACGTGACCTACCGCATGGCCTGGTACCGTGGCCTGAAAACCACTTACTACCTCCGTGCCCTGGCCGCAACCAGCACCGAGAAATCGACCATCAACACCGGCAAGCTGAACGCTGTTTCCAGCGGCGGCAACCACGGTGAAGATTCGGTCCTGGCAGCGCCTGCCGGCCCTGCTCCAGTACCGAAGGCTTGCGCCATCGACGAGCCGGATTGCGAAGCTTGCCAGTAA
- a CDS encoding 4'-phosphopantetheinyl transferase, which produces MNRAPALPVCCTPLDAHWPLPFALPDTVLLSTHFDTSQLASDDFQRSAIEPPPTIQRSVAKRQAEFLAGRVCARAALQQLEGLNFIPAIGEDRAPVWPTHITGSITHSTGRASAIVAKKTHWRGLGMDLENLLNPERAERLAGEILTPPELQRMTAGRRDQLAMLVTLTFSVKESLFKALYPIVQQRFYFEHAEVLEWAESGEVRLRLLTDLSSEWRNGTELDAQFGVVDGQLLSLVSIKA; this is translated from the coding sequence ATGAATCGCGCCCCCGCCCTCCCCGTCTGCTGCACTCCACTCGATGCCCATTGGCCGCTGCCGTTTGCGCTGCCGGATACGGTGCTGTTGAGCACTCACTTCGATACCTCGCAACTGGCCAGCGATGATTTCCAGCGTAGCGCCATCGAGCCACCGCCCACCATCCAGCGTTCGGTCGCCAAGCGTCAGGCGGAGTTCCTCGCCGGGCGGGTTTGCGCTCGGGCTGCGTTACAACAGTTGGAAGGGCTGAACTTCATCCCGGCCATCGGCGAGGACCGGGCACCGGTATGGCCGACACACATCACGGGCTCGATCACCCACAGCACCGGCCGGGCCTCGGCGATTGTCGCGAAGAAAACCCACTGGCGCGGCCTGGGAATGGATCTGGAAAACCTGCTCAACCCTGAACGGGCCGAACGACTGGCCGGGGAAATCCTCACCCCGCCCGAGTTGCAACGCATGACCGCTGGCCGTCGCGATCAGTTGGCGATGCTGGTGACCCTGACGTTTTCGGTGAAGGAAAGCCTGTTCAAGGCGCTGTATCCGATCGTTCAGCAGCGCTTTTATTTTGAACATGCCGAAGTTCTGGAGTGGGCGGAAAGCGGTGAAGTGCGGCTGCGGCTGCTGACTGATTTGTCCAGCGAATGGCGCAATGGCACTGAGCTGGATGCGCAGTTCGGGGTGGTGGATGGGCAGTTGCTGAGTCTGGTCAGCATCAAGGCCTGA
- a CDS encoding ATP-binding protein, which produces MNSIFLRIYGGMCAALILVAVLGVLALHLLNQVRGEQYRERLAHGTFSLMADNLNPMNETERHRALLVWERLLGIPLALKTFAQTDLDLTQRTRVLRGQALVEQTGPHAAKVYRLVSDKEQLVLTGEVQQISEQLARATIYLLADELVRYPVAEQPERLAQLKRDKGFGFDLRLVTIEQADMDEDQSRRVSEGDTVMALGKGGDSIRVFAGMVGTPWVLEIGPLYQMNPYPPEWLVLIAALGLSLIGLIVYLLVRQLERRLRGLEAAATRIAKGSLETRVPARGADSVGRLASAFNGMAEHLQQLLAIQRELVRAVSHELRTPVARLRFGLEMIGSATTPQALEKYCEGMDHDIEDLDRLVDEMLTYARLEQGSPALNFQRIDLDTLVNQVIEELAPLRAEVTVQRGLCLSAADNDDAWVEAEPRYLHRALQNLVSNAMRHAQSRVTVSYQVGQQRCRVDVEDDGPGVPETAWEKIFTPFLRLDDSRTRASGGHGLGLSIVRRIIHWHDGRALISKSKSLGGACFSLSWPRNQEKR; this is translated from the coding sequence GTGAACTCGATCTTCCTGCGCATTTATGGCGGCATGTGCGCGGCGCTGATTCTGGTGGCGGTACTCGGCGTGCTGGCCTTGCACCTGCTCAACCAGGTGCGCGGCGAGCAATACCGCGAACGCCTGGCCCACGGCACGTTCTCGCTGATGGCCGACAATCTGAACCCGATGAACGAAACCGAGCGCCACCGTGCCTTGCTGGTGTGGGAACGGTTGTTGGGGATTCCTCTGGCGCTGAAGACCTTTGCACAAACCGACCTCGACCTCACCCAGCGCACCCGAGTGCTCCGCGGTCAGGCGCTGGTGGAGCAGACCGGTCCGCATGCAGCGAAGGTGTATCGACTGGTCAGCGACAAGGAACAGCTGGTGCTGACCGGTGAAGTCCAACAGATCAGCGAACAACTGGCCCGGGCGACTATTTACCTGCTGGCCGACGAACTGGTGCGCTACCCGGTGGCTGAGCAACCCGAGCGCCTGGCGCAGTTGAAGCGCGATAAAGGGTTTGGTTTCGACTTGCGGCTGGTGACGATCGAACAGGCGGACATGGACGAGGACCAGAGTCGCCGGGTGTCCGAGGGCGACACGGTGATGGCGCTGGGCAAGGGCGGCGATTCGATCCGGGTATTTGCCGGCATGGTCGGTACGCCGTGGGTGCTGGAAATCGGTCCGTTGTATCAGATGAATCCTTATCCGCCGGAGTGGCTGGTGCTGATCGCCGCCCTGGGTTTGAGCCTGATCGGTTTGATCGTCTATTTGTTGGTGCGCCAACTTGAGCGCCGTTTGCGTGGCCTGGAAGCGGCCGCCACGCGCATCGCCAAGGGCAGCCTGGAAACCCGCGTGCCGGCACGCGGCGCGGACTCGGTGGGACGGCTGGCCTCGGCGTTCAACGGCATGGCCGAGCACTTGCAGCAACTGTTGGCGATTCAGCGTGAGCTGGTGCGCGCCGTGTCTCATGAGCTGCGTACACCCGTGGCGCGGCTGCGTTTTGGTCTGGAAATGATCGGCTCGGCCACCACGCCGCAGGCGTTGGAAAAATACTGTGAAGGCATGGACCACGACATCGAGGATCTCGATCGACTGGTAGACGAGATGCTCACCTACGCACGACTGGAGCAGGGTTCGCCGGCGCTGAATTTTCAGCGGATCGATCTGGATACGTTGGTCAATCAGGTGATCGAAGAACTGGCGCCGTTACGCGCCGAGGTCACGGTGCAGCGCGGTTTGTGTTTGTCCGCCGCTGACAACGACGACGCCTGGGTCGAGGCCGAGCCGCGTTACCTGCACCGGGCGTTGCAGAACCTGGTGAGCAATGCCATGCGCCACGCTCAATCACGGGTGACCGTCAGCTATCAGGTCGGGCAGCAGCGCTGTCGGGTGGATGTCGAGGATGACGGGCCGGGCGTACCGGAAACAGCCTGGGAGAAGATTTTTACACCATTCCTGCGCCTTGATGACAGTCGCACCCGCGCCTCCGGTGGGCATGGGTTGGGGCTGTCCATCGTGCGGCGAATCATCCATTGGCATGATGGCCGGGCGTTGATCAGCAAGAGCAAGAGTTTGGGGGGGGCGTGTTTCAGCCTTAGCTGGCCGAGGAATCAGGAGAAGCGGTGA
- a CDS encoding dienelactone hydrolase family protein, with translation MRIFLALVLLALSGLSQAAIKTQEIPYQSADGTKMIGYFAYDDAIKGARPGVVVVHEWWGLNDYTKRRARDLAGLGYSALAIDMYGDGKNTEHPKDAMAFMQAALKDSAASSARFQAGLDLLKKQPQTDPNKIAAIGYCFGGSVVLNAARQGLPLAGVVSFHGALATNTPATPGSVKAKILVEHGAMDSMVTPDNVAAFKAEMDKAGADYKFVSLEGAKHGFSNPDADRLSHGDHGGPDIGYNKAADEKSWADTQAFFKKIFG, from the coding sequence ATGCGTATTTTCCTCGCCCTCGTATTACTGGCCTTGAGCGGGCTCAGCCAAGCCGCGATCAAGACTCAGGAAATCCCCTATCAAAGTGCTGACGGCACCAAGATGATCGGCTACTTCGCCTATGACGACGCCATCAAAGGCGCACGCCCTGGCGTTGTGGTGGTGCACGAATGGTGGGGGCTCAACGACTACACCAAGCGTCGCGCCCGTGACCTGGCCGGTCTGGGTTACAGCGCGCTGGCCATCGACATGTATGGCGATGGCAAAAACACCGAACATCCCAAGGATGCCATGGCCTTCATGCAGGCAGCGTTGAAAGACAGTGCCGCGTCCAGTGCACGCTTTCAGGCCGGGCTCGATCTGCTGAAGAAACAGCCGCAAACCGACCCGAACAAAATCGCCGCTATCGGTTATTGCTTCGGCGGCAGCGTAGTGCTGAATGCGGCACGTCAGGGTTTGCCGCTGGCGGGCGTGGTGAGTTTTCACGGTGCGCTGGCGACTAACACGCCTGCAACGCCTGGCAGCGTGAAAGCGAAAATTCTTGTTGAGCATGGGGCGATGGACAGCATGGTCACGCCGGATAACGTTGCAGCGTTCAAGGCTGAAATGGACAAGGCCGGGGCTGACTATAAGTTCGTCAGCCTGGAGGGCGCCAAGCATGGGTTCAGCAACCCTGATGCGGATCGGTTGAGCCATGGCGATCATGGTGGGCCGGATATTGGCTACAACAAGGCGGCGGATGAAAAATCCTGGGCGGATACGCAGGCGTTTTTCAAGAAGATTTTTGGTTGA
- a CDS encoding ATP-binding protein — protein sequence MIRSLRVRLMLAATILAVLFMLALLPAMQGAFSLALQDSIEQRLASDVTTLISAARVENNTLQMPAQLPDERFNLTDSRLLGYIYDREAHLVWRSKATREEKINYKPRYDGRGNEFARIREADGQEFFVYDVEVKLLGGKSAAFSIVALQPVREYEATLEGLRENLYLGFGAALLVLLALLWIGLTWGLQALRRLSQELDEIESGTRESLSEQHPRELLRLTGSLNRLLHSEREQRSRYRDSLDDLAHSLKTPLTVLQGVSEDMAQRPADRNQAWVLQTQIERMSQQISYQLQRASLRKSGLVRHQVRLRPVLQSLCDTLDKVYRDKRVRVAFDLPDPCYVPIEQGALLEMMGNLLENAYRLCLGEVRISVRESLGGVELCVEDDGPGVPPDQRARILQRGERLDRQHPGQGIGLAVVKDIIESYSAKLTLGDSPMGGAAFRIHFPVV from the coding sequence TTGATTCGTTCCCTTCGTGTCCGTTTGATGCTCGCCGCCACGATCCTGGCGGTGTTGTTCATGCTGGCGTTGCTGCCGGCGATGCAGGGCGCGTTCAGCCTGGCGTTGCAGGACTCGATCGAACAACGCCTGGCGTCGGACGTCACCACGCTGATCTCCGCTGCGCGGGTGGAAAATAACACCCTGCAAATGCCGGCGCAGTTGCCCGACGAGCGCTTCAACCTGACCGACAGCCGTTTGCTCGGCTACATCTACGACCGCGAAGCTCACTTGGTGTGGCGTTCGAAAGCCACCCGCGAAGAGAAGATCAACTACAAACCGCGTTACGACGGACGCGGCAACGAGTTCGCCCGAATTCGCGAGGCCGACGGTCAGGAATTCTTCGTCTACGACGTCGAAGTCAAACTGCTCGGCGGTAAAAGCGCGGCGTTCAGCATCGTCGCGCTGCAACCGGTACGTGAGTACGAAGCCACCCTCGAGGGCCTGCGGGAAAACCTCTACCTCGGATTCGGTGCCGCCTTGCTGGTGTTGCTCGCGCTGCTGTGGATCGGTTTGACCTGGGGCTTGCAGGCGTTGCGCCGGCTCAGTCAGGAACTGGACGAGATCGAAAGCGGCACCCGCGAAAGCCTCAGCGAACAACACCCGCGCGAACTGCTGCGCCTGACCGGCTCCCTCAACCGCTTACTGCACAGCGAGCGTGAACAGCGCAGCCGTTATCGCGATTCCCTCGACGACCTGGCCCACAGCCTGAAAACCCCGCTGACCGTGCTGCAAGGCGTCAGCGAAGACATGGCCCAGCGCCCGGCCGATCGTAATCAGGCCTGGGTGCTGCAAACCCAGATCGAACGCATGAGTCAGCAGATCAGCTATCAACTGCAACGCGCCAGCCTGCGCAAAAGCGGCCTGGTACGCCATCAGGTACGCCTGCGCCCGGTGCTGCAAAGCCTGTGCGACACGCTGGACAAGGTCTACCGCGACAAACGCGTGCGCGTCGCCTTCGATCTGCCAGACCCGTGTTACGTGCCGATCGAGCAGGGCGCCTTGTTGGAAATGATGGGCAACCTGCTGGAAAACGCCTATCGCCTGTGCCTCGGCGAAGTGCGCATCAGCGTACGTGAAAGCCTTGGCGGGGTTGAGTTGTGTGTCGAGGATGATGGGCCGGGCGTGCCACCGGATCAGCGAGCGCGGATTCTGCAAAGGGGCGAGCGGCTGGATCGGCAGCATCCGGGGCAGGGGATTGGGTTGGCGGTGGTCAAGGACATTATTGAAAGCTACAGCGCCAAGTTGACGCTGGGGGATTCGCCCATGGGTGGGGCGGCGTTTCGGATTCATTTTCCGGTGGTTTGA
- the flgE gene encoding flagellar hook protein FlgE translates to MSFNIGLSGLYAANKQLDVTGNNIANVATTGFKSSRAEFEDVYSATKLGSGSKTIGNGVRLANVSQQFTQGDVNNTGNVLDMGINGSGFFVLSENGSMSYTRAGTFKVDKDGYVTNTDGSARLQGYGVDANGKILNGVLTDLRIDTSNLAPKNTSTVSSTINLNSTAPIINQTTNPFDPSKEASFTKQFSTPIYDTQGNKHVMDQFMVKTADNTWKTYTLIEGRNPDGSDPTVTPPVASTMAFDSSGKLVSVTTPATPTPIVSPDLKVTGWIPGTVTNGTWTANGAASGVVTVSMDKTTQYNADTARSIPSQNGYATGQITNLTIDTSGVMLANFSNSQTKPIGQISLASFTNEQGLQPVGGTSWKETYSSGIPGYDAPNTGTLGEIHSNSLEESNVNLTNELVDLIKAQSNYQANAKTISTQSTIMQTIIQMT, encoded by the coding sequence ATGTCTTTCAATATCGGCCTTAGCGGTCTCTATGCAGCCAACAAACAACTGGACGTGACCGGCAACAACATCGCCAACGTCGCGACCACCGGCTTCAAATCGTCCCGTGCGGAATTCGAAGATGTTTACTCGGCCACCAAGCTGGGGTCCGGCAGCAAAACCATCGGTAACGGCGTGCGCCTGGCCAACGTTTCCCAGCAGTTCACCCAGGGCGACGTCAACAACACCGGCAACGTGCTGGACATGGGCATCAACGGTTCCGGCTTCTTCGTGCTGAGCGAGAATGGTTCGATGTCCTACACCCGTGCCGGTACGTTCAAGGTCGACAAAGACGGTTACGTTACCAACACCGATGGCTCTGCGCGTCTGCAGGGTTATGGCGTGGATGCCAATGGCAAGATCCTCAATGGCGTTTTGACTGACCTGCGCATCGATACGTCGAACCTGGCGCCAAAAAACACCTCCACGGTTTCGTCGACGATCAACCTGAACTCCACAGCTCCCATCATCAACCAGACTACCAATCCGTTTGACCCGTCCAAGGAAGCGTCCTTCACCAAGCAGTTCAGTACCCCTATTTACGATACCCAGGGTAACAAGCACGTCATGGACCAATTCATGGTCAAGACTGCTGACAACACCTGGAAGACCTACACCCTGATCGAGGGTCGCAACCCGGATGGTAGCGATCCTACCGTTACTCCTCCTGTCGCTTCGACCATGGCGTTCGATTCGTCAGGCAAACTGGTTTCCGTCACCACTCCCGCCACCCCTACGCCGATTGTCAGCCCTGACCTGAAAGTCACCGGCTGGATTCCGGGTACCGTGACCAATGGCACGTGGACAGCCAACGGCGCTGCGTCCGGCGTCGTTACGGTCTCCATGGACAAAACCACGCAGTACAACGCTGACACTGCGCGTTCGATTCCTTCGCAGAACGGCTACGCCACCGGCCAGATCACCAACCTGACCATCGACACCAGCGGTGTCATGCTGGCCAACTTCAGCAACAGCCAGACCAAGCCCATCGGCCAGATCTCGCTCGCCAGCTTCACCAACGAACAAGGTTTGCAACCGGTAGGCGGCACCAGCTGGAAAGAAACCTACTCGTCGGGTATCCCGGGCTACGATGCGCCGAATACCGGTACCTTGGGAGAGATCCACTCCAACTCTCTGGAAGAGTCCAACGTCAACCTGACCAATGAACTGGTCGACCTGATCAAGGCGCAGAGCAACTACCAGGCGAACGCCAAGACCATCTCCACCCAGAGCACCATCATGCAGACCATCATTCAGATGACCTGA
- the flgD gene encoding flagellar hook assembly protein FlgD has translation MSVTDTTSGLSLKDILANSSIKTNTSADGLASATNSATGKKALGKDAFLQLLVTQLKNQNPLEPQDNGAFVAQLAQFSSLEGITTLNDTVSGLASNYNSSQALQASSLVGRSVIAPGGTAVVDTSKSFSGTIAVPSSVDPVKVKITDADGKVVRTIDLGSEVAGTSTFIWDGKNDAGEVAKAGTYTFGATATYDGKATSLVTYLPATVNSVTISQTGGELMLNLAGAGSIALSKVQTIGM, from the coding sequence ATGAGTGTTACCGATACCACCAGTGGTTTGAGCCTCAAGGACATCCTGGCCAACTCCTCGATCAAGACCAACACCAGTGCCGACGGCCTGGCGTCGGCGACGAACAGCGCCACCGGCAAAAAGGCCCTGGGAAAGGACGCGTTCCTGCAGTTGCTGGTAACGCAACTGAAAAACCAGAACCCGCTGGAACCGCAGGACAACGGTGCGTTCGTCGCCCAGTTGGCCCAGTTCAGTAGCCTGGAAGGCATCACCACGCTCAACGACACCGTCAGTGGCCTGGCGAGCAATTACAACTCGTCCCAGGCGTTGCAGGCGTCGTCGCTGGTCGGGCGTTCGGTTATTGCACCGGGCGGCACGGCGGTGGTCGATACCTCCAAGAGTTTCAGCGGCACCATTGCCGTACCGTCCTCGGTGGACCCGGTCAAGGTCAAGATCACTGATGCCGATGGCAAGGTTGTCCGCACCATCGACCTGGGCAGCGAAGTCGCCGGTACTTCCACTTTCATCTGGGACGGCAAAAACGACGCAGGCGAAGTGGCCAAGGCGGGTACCTATACCTTCGGCGCTACGGCGACCTACGACGGCAAGGCGACCTCGCTGGTGACGTACCTGCCGGCAACGGTCAACAGCGTGACCATCAGCCAGACAGGCGGTGAGTTGATGCTCAACCTGGCCGGGGCGGGCAGCATCGCGCTGTCCAAAGTACAAACCATTGGTATGTAG
- a CDS encoding response regulator, producing the protein MEQEAWQVLIVEDDQRLAELTRDYLEANGLRVSIEGNGALAAARIIKEKPDLVILDLMLPGEDGLSICRKVRDKYDGPILMLTARTDDTDQILGLDLGADDYVCKPVRPRLLLARIQALLRRSEAPEVAPEKQRRLQFGPLVVDNALREAWLNDNGIELTSAEFDLLWLLVANAGRILSREEIFTALRGIGYDGQDRSIDVRISRIRPKIGDDPEHPRLIKTIRSKGYLFVPEACTL; encoded by the coding sequence GTGGAGCAAGAAGCCTGGCAGGTATTGATTGTGGAGGACGACCAGCGTCTGGCCGAACTGACCCGCGACTACCTGGAAGCCAATGGCCTGCGCGTATCGATCGAGGGCAACGGCGCCTTGGCCGCGGCCCGCATCATCAAGGAGAAACCGGACCTGGTGATCCTCGACCTCATGTTGCCGGGCGAAGATGGCCTGAGCATCTGCCGCAAGGTCCGCGACAAGTATGACGGCCCGATCCTGATGCTCACCGCCCGCACCGACGACACCGATCAGATTCTTGGCCTGGACCTGGGGGCCGACGACTACGTGTGCAAACCGGTTCGCCCACGCCTGCTGCTGGCGCGCATCCAGGCCCTGTTGCGACGCAGTGAAGCCCCTGAAGTGGCGCCGGAAAAACAACGGCGTCTGCAGTTCGGGCCGCTGGTAGTGGACAACGCATTGCGCGAAGCCTGGCTGAATGACAACGGCATCGAACTGACCAGTGCCGAGTTCGACTTGCTCTGGCTGTTGGTCGCCAACGCCGGGCGCATCCTGTCCCGGGAAGAGATTTTCACCGCACTGCGTGGCATTGGCTATGACGGCCAGGACCGTTCCATCGACGTGCGCATTTCACGCATCCGTCCGAAAATCGGCGACGACCCGGAGCATCCGCGTCTGATCAAGACCATCCGCAGCAAAGGTTATCTGTTCGTTCCGGAAGCCTGCACCCTGTGA